Within Falsibacillus albus, the genomic segment CATCGATCGCAGCGGCAAACCGAACTACCAGGGACATATCATGATCGATCTGAAGAGGCATGTCCCCACGTTGGGGGATATGAATGTAGAAGAAGCCAAAGCATTTGGTGTAATGATGTCGCGAGTGAGTAAAGCCTTGATGGAATCCGAAAAGGCAGAGCATATATATTCACTCGTATCAGGCAATTCTGTTCCTCACTTGCACATGCACATCGTCGCAAGGTACCCTGGAACACCTGAAAAGTACTGGGGGCCAATGGACGTTTACGAATGGGAGGGTGCACCCATGGTAGACAACCTTGAAATCACAGCGTTATGTAATCGGATTAAATCGTATTTAAATGAAGATGGCCATGAATAGAATCCATAAAGAGCTGGATTGGGTGGGAAGCCGGGAACCCTTTGTTGATCAACCGGATATACAAGTCCTTGATCAAATTGCGGTGGGGCGTTATGGAGGAAACTCTTCCTCAGGACAATATAAAAATGAGGACGGCTGCCTCGTATGGCAGGATGGCAACCATGACTGGGAGCTCGCTGTCATTCTTGATGCACATATGACAGCAGAAAGCGCTGAAATTGTGATTGAGCAAATTAAAAAGTGGGAGCCGAAATTTCAGCACATCCTGACTTCTTCTCCTTCCCATACCTTATTCAAATACTTGGAAGTAAGCGTGCTGAATATGTTTCAAGATCAAGAATTCCTTTCAAAATGCAGATCTGTCCAAGGGGAAACGGCATGTTTAATTGTTGTGAGAAAAGATAAATATTTATGGTGGTTCTCTATTGGAGACTGTGTTCTCTATATGCATCATCCCGATCTGACTGTACTTGGGCAGTATCAGGTGAACCAGCGCCAGTTCTTTGAATGGGTTGGACAGGTCAATACGTTTGAACTGGATGTACCATGCTACAGCTGCGGTACAAAAGAATTGCGAAAGGGCAGCAATCATATTTTTATGACGACGGATGGATTGATCGAATGTCCCCGTGATCCATATTCCCATCCTTCCCTCATCTTCAGAGAATTTAATGGGGAATCCATCGAAAAGGCATTATCATCTATTTTTTCGAACCTTCAAGATATGGGTGTGCGGGACAGTACGACCATTGTTACTTGGAAGGTTGAAATTGAAAAAGAAGCCAGTATCCCAAGTGATGTATAATCGCCAAATCAAAAAGCTGCCGGGACGAACCGGCAGCTTTTGAATGTTTTATTCCACCCCTGGAAACCAGCCAGGAGTGTTGATAATTGCCTTCCAAAGAGGATCGGGAACGACCAAACGTTCTTGAGCGTTCAGGTCAAGCTTTGTTTCAATTTCATCTTCACGGCCCTGTTCCACTTTTTCTACCCAATCGGGATCGATGATCAATTCACGGCCAAGCGCAATTAAAGGAACGCCGCTTTCAATTGCCGTCATCGCATCGTTTGCAGAATAAATCGAGCCGACACCAATGACAGGAACATTTGCCCCCACGCGTTCCTGAATCAATTCAACCCTAGCTTTGTCCCCATTCGCCCCTCTTCTGGCTTTGGACCAGAAATTCATGACAGAGACATGAAGATAATCTAAATTTTTCTTTGCCAGTTCATCAATGAGAGCAAATGTTTCTGTCATCGTGATGCCGGATGTCTCGGGTTCTTCCGGCGAAAAGCGATATCCGACCAAAAATGATCCTTTCGCATGATCGACGACTGTTTTTTTAATCGCGTCGACGATCGCTAATGGAAATGCCATTCTTTTTTGAAGGCTTCCTCCCCATTTATCATCACGTTGGTTCGTATTCGGCGAGTAGAACTGCTGAATGAGGTAGCCGTTGGCACCGTGGATTTCCACTCCGTCAAAGCCAGCTTCGATGGCTCTTCTTGTCGCTTCCGCAAAATCATGAACGATTTTTTCTGTCTCTTCCGTCGTCAATGCCCTAGGTTCTTTGCGACTGCCATTCTGAGTGGATTTTATAGTCCCGGCGCTGACAACATCCCCATCCGGCACTAAGTCTGGTGGGCATTCACGGCCCCCATGGAAGATTTGCAAGACTGCTTTTGCACCTTTCCCTTTTATTGTTTCAGCAAGCCGCTTTAAACTTGGAACCATTTCATCACTGTCCGCACCGAATTCGCCGGGAAATCCTTTTCCACTCCGGCTTACATAGGCACATGCAGTAATAACCATACCTGGGCCGTTTGATCTGCGTGCATAGTACCTTAATTCAGCATCAGATACTGTCCCATCAGAATTGGATAAAAAGTTTGTCATCGGCGCCATGACAATGCGATTCTTTTGATTTATACCGGATGGCTGAAATTGAAAGTCTTCAAATAATGGCTTGTAAATTGAATTCATTTCTTACTCCCTTCTAAGCGAATCATCGCTTTTTAAATTGGCTCTATCCGGAAAGTTTGTTTTTACTTATCAATAGTTGTGCAAGGTTGATATCCTCGAATAGGATGCCCGCGTTCCAAGTGTCGTGCGGTCAGCCCTGCGGAGGCTCGCGCAACTCCAGAATTCATTCTTTTCTTTCGAAAAATAATAAAAAGAATAAACCTTTAGAAAAACACCTTAAATTAAACATTTATTATTATTTCAACTTACTATTTATTCATTCTAATACGTTTCGTAAGTAAATTACTAAAAATATGCTCAAACTAGATATGACCCAAATCACATCCAGCCCTGCACTTTAGTGACAGGCACCATTAATTTAAACAACTAAAAAACCAGCTCCGCATGGAACTGGTTTTCAGCAAATAATTTAAGGTAGCCGCTTTTGCCGTAATTAATATAAGAAAGTTTTAAACCACCACTCCTCAAAGTGGGTGTTCGCAGAAGCTCTCCTGCATGTCCTCCTTGTCGTATAGACAGAGGCTTGTCATTCCTGCTTCAATTAAAACTCCCTATTACAGCTTAAAGGTTAAAACTTTATTATCGTTACGAACAACGCAGCTAGTAATAAGTATAATACTCCACATTCCGATAAATATCAAATAAATTTTTTTTGCATTTTATGACAAATCCTCAATAAATATTTGTGGAAAACTAATGGTCACTTTTGTCCCCTTGTTGACCTCACTGCTGATCGCAACCTTGCCTTTCATCGCATGGATAAGCTGAAAGGAGATGGTCATCCCGACGCCAGTGCCCTTCTCCTTCGTCGTATAAAAAGGGCGCCCAATATTCTTTAATTGTGCTTTTGACATCCCTTTTCCTGTATCAGTTATTTCGATATAGATCCGGAAATCATGCGCGAACGTTTTCACGGTAAGAATCCCATATGACTCCATTGCTTCGATTCCATTTTTAATAATATTGACCAGCACTTGTTTAATTTCATCTTTATTCCCTTTTATGTATAGTTCCTCTTGAATATCTGATTTAATGATGATGTTTTGAATATTTGAATAGGAGGTCATCAATTCGATCGTTTTATTGACCTCTTTTGAAATATTGACGTCCGTCAACTCTTCGGTATGCGGTTTGGCCAATGCCAAATAGTCGTTGATGATGGATTGGGCGTGAGAAAGCTCATTCAAGGCGATATTGATATAGTTTTTCTGAGAGTTCAGAAGGTTATGATCATCTCTCATTAATTGTAAAAAACCATTCACGGATGTCATCGGATTCCTCACCTCATGCGCGACGGATGCTGCCAATTGGCTGATGACATTCAGCTTTTCTGCACGCTGAAGCTCTTCTCTGATCGATATTTGCTGATTGACGTTTTCAATGACAAAGACAACCAAAATCAAGCTAACCCAGGAACAACCATAAAAGATAAACATAAAATGTATTTGTTCAAATCTTTCCATAAGAATGAGTGTGCCTGCAACCATGAAGGTAATCAGCCAAAAAACTCCGCTCACCACTAGCAATTTCATTTTCATTCTCATCAATTTATATTTTGATGAAACAAATGACATCAACACAGAAGCCAGTGAATAATTCAACAAAATCACATAAAATCCATCTCCGCCAAGGAAATACCGATATGCAATAAGAATTGCGGAAATCATAATACCAGGCGTGACACCACCATAAAAGAATGCAATCAAAAATGGGATCATTCGAAAATCATAATAATACCCTTTTGAAAATTCCACTGGAAACGTCATCGTCATAACCAGCATGATGGCTAAAATAATGGTCAGCTTTGAGCTCGCTTTGCGCCTTTGAATTGCTTTTTCATGAAAAAACAAATGATAAATCAACATCGGGAAAATGACAATCAATAC encodes:
- a CDS encoding HIT family protein, coding for MVNCFICDKHGGKIETSGVKIYEDEYVYVGHIDRSGKPNYQGHIMIDLKRHVPTLGDMNVEEAKAFGVMMSRVSKALMESEKAEHIYSLVSGNSVPHLHMHIVARYPGTPEKYWGPMDVYEWEGAPMVDNLEITALCNRIKSYLNEDGHE
- a CDS encoding protein phosphatase 2C domain-containing protein; amino-acid sequence: MNRIHKELDWVGSREPFVDQPDIQVLDQIAVGRYGGNSSSGQYKNEDGCLVWQDGNHDWELAVILDAHMTAESAEIVIEQIKKWEPKFQHILTSSPSHTLFKYLEVSVLNMFQDQEFLSKCRSVQGETACLIVVRKDKYLWWFSIGDCVLYMHHPDLTVLGQYQVNQRQFFEWVGQVNTFELDVPCYSCGTKELRKGSNHIFMTTDGLIECPRDPYSHPSLIFREFNGESIEKALSSIFSNLQDMGVRDSTTIVTWKVEIEKEASIPSDV
- a CDS encoding NADH-dependent flavin oxidoreductase, giving the protein MNSIYKPLFEDFQFQPSGINQKNRIVMAPMTNFLSNSDGTVSDAELRYYARRSNGPGMVITACAYVSRSGKGFPGEFGADSDEMVPSLKRLAETIKGKGAKAVLQIFHGGRECPPDLVPDGDVVSAGTIKSTQNGSRKEPRALTTEETEKIVHDFAEATRRAIEAGFDGVEIHGANGYLIQQFYSPNTNQRDDKWGGSLQKRMAFPLAIVDAIKKTVVDHAKGSFLVGYRFSPEEPETSGITMTETFALIDELAKKNLDYLHVSVMNFWSKARRGANGDKARVELIQERVGANVPVIGVGSIYSANDAMTAIESGVPLIALGRELIIDPDWVEKVEQGREDEIETKLDLNAQERLVVPDPLWKAIINTPGWFPGVE
- a CDS encoding ATP-binding protein, coding for MLDEIQHIVYQVLIVIFPMLIYHLFFHEKAIQRRKASSKLTIILAIMLVMTMTFPVEFSKGYYYDFRMIPFLIAFFYGGVTPGIMISAILIAYRYFLGGDGFYVILLNYSLASVLMSFVSSKYKLMRMKMKLLVVSGVFWLITFMVAGTLILMERFEQIHFMFIFYGCSWVSLILVVFVIENVNQQISIREELQRAEKLNVISQLAASVAHEVRNPMTSVNGFLQLMRDDHNLLNSQKNYINIALNELSHAQSIINDYLALAKPHTEELTDVNISKEVNKTIELMTSYSNIQNIIIKSDIQEELYIKGNKDEIKQVLVNIIKNGIEAMESYGILTVKTFAHDFRIYIEITDTGKGMSKAQLKNIGRPFYTTKEKGTGVGMTISFQLIHAMKGKVAISSEVNKGTKVTISFPQIFIEDLS